One Thermococcus eurythermalis DNA segment encodes these proteins:
- a CDS encoding TldD/PmbA family protein, producing MEWLMKRAEELARKHGVDYYEIRLIKVTSRRLAMSNGQLRELSSNSELGVGARAFNGAWGFSSANDRERFEKAIETAMKIAKLSRGDARIYLGDPVRDEVELRVKKPFTAVDIEEALSLVKEIDGMLKGEKIVNRNVSYGDSVVETLYFNSLGSEIRTVVPRIRLGFSVTARENGSMQDFWKSFGGTVGWELIEGIDIDYWTSHVKEKVFELLRASSPPSGEMDVIADPELTGVFIHEALGHAVEADSVKNGDSILAGKLGEKIAVEGLNVVDDPTLPGKFGSYPYDDEGIRAKRVEIIRDGVLVNYLNDRETAEYFGLEPNGHARAESYAYQPLVRMSNTYVEPGDWSFEEMLEEVRNGLYMLGDKGGEVDTANGTFTFGAKLGYIVENGELKEPVRDVALSGKILDVLKNIRAIGNDTRVEFPGYCGKGQWVPVDDGGPHILTRALVGGLR from the coding sequence ATGGAGTGGCTCATGAAGAGGGCTGAGGAGCTCGCGAGAAAGCACGGCGTCGATTACTATGAAATCAGGCTCATTAAGGTCACGTCGAGAAGGCTCGCCATGAGCAACGGCCAGCTGAGGGAGCTCTCAAGCAACTCCGAGCTGGGGGTAGGTGCGAGGGCCTTTAACGGGGCGTGGGGCTTTTCGAGCGCCAACGACCGCGAGCGCTTTGAGAAGGCTATCGAGACCGCGATGAAGATAGCAAAATTATCCAGGGGAGACGCGAGGATTTACCTCGGCGACCCGGTTAGGGACGAGGTAGAGCTCAGGGTAAAGAAGCCCTTCACCGCCGTTGACATCGAGGAAGCCCTCTCGCTCGTCAAGGAGATAGACGGCATGCTCAAGGGAGAGAAAATCGTCAACAGGAACGTCAGCTACGGCGACTCCGTCGTTGAGACGTTATATTTCAACTCCCTTGGGAGCGAGATAAGAACAGTTGTGCCGAGGATAAGGCTCGGCTTTTCAGTCACAGCCCGCGAAAACGGCTCAATGCAGGACTTCTGGAAGAGCTTCGGAGGCACAGTCGGCTGGGAGCTGATAGAGGGAATTGACATAGACTACTGGACTTCCCACGTCAAGGAAAAGGTCTTTGAGCTCCTGAGGGCTAGCTCTCCCCCGTCCGGCGAGATGGACGTCATAGCCGACCCCGAGCTGACCGGTGTCTTCATTCATGAGGCATTGGGACATGCTGTCGAGGCTGATTCAGTCAAGAACGGTGACAGCATCCTTGCTGGGAAGCTCGGGGAGAAAATTGCGGTTGAGGGGCTGAACGTTGTGGACGACCCCACTTTGCCGGGCAAGTTCGGGAGCTACCCCTACGACGACGAGGGGATTAGGGCGAAGCGCGTCGAGATAATCCGCGATGGAGTCCTGGTTAACTACCTCAACGACAGAGAAACTGCGGAGTACTTCGGGCTTGAGCCGAACGGGCACGCGAGGGCTGAGAGCTACGCCTACCAGCCCCTCGTGAGGATGAGCAACACATACGTCGAACCCGGCGACTGGAGCTTTGAGGAAATGCTTGAAGAGGTCAGGAACGGCCTTTACATGCTCGGGGACAAGGGCGGTGAGGTTGACACCGCAAACGGCACCTTCACCTTCGGGGCCAAGCTCGGCTACATCGTCGAAAACGGCGAGCTCAAGGAGCCCGTCAGGGACGTCGCGCTCTCGGGCAAAATCCTCGACGTGCTGAAGAACATCAGGGCCATCGGAAACGATACCCGTGTGGAGTTTCCAGGCTACTGCGGAAAGGGCCAGTGGGTTCCCGTTGACGACGGCGGGCCGCACATACTCACAAGGGCCCTTGTGGGGGGATTGAGATGA
- a CDS encoding phosphoadenosine phosphosulfate reductase domain-containing protein, which produces MFALIARARKDAKALSYINERNYGGFLRVESLGGGRTKKEVLENLERALEGPYIPVLLLGEKERDLMEELLPVLRESGKPFYARVLRTKRVRNMRVDELYSHIEEIKALFRLGIEWRGTYALNPENPFGLEINPDYDVYLALDDGFRRAMRSLLDVELGENSLVLRKTMNQEVYFSGPNKVAEVSKKLGFPTEVLWKCPCIEDVSLDSLISANRDYIEAFAEASKAFLRAFEDYDIVVPWSGGKDSTATLILAKEVFDEVTAVYVRMEYEMPGTDEYVEELAEKLGVNLVRVDVPMPVEKYGMPTHGNRWCTRKKVEALYSVVSEFENPVLLVGDRDGESARRRLKPPVIERKTDFGRILEVMPIKFWSGLMVQLFILMRGFKLHPLYYEGFYRLGCTICPSLAEWEVELLKKRGVRALPQSFLPMDTPRTNAKTTDKPMSS; this is translated from the coding sequence ATGTTCGCGCTCATAGCGAGGGCAAGGAAGGACGCGAAGGCTCTAAGCTACATAAACGAGAGGAACTACGGGGGCTTTCTTAGGGTTGAGAGCCTCGGCGGGGGCAGAACTAAGAAGGAAGTCCTCGAGAACCTTGAGAGAGCCCTCGAAGGGCCTTACATCCCGGTTCTCCTCCTCGGCGAGAAGGAGAGAGACCTCATGGAGGAGCTCCTCCCCGTTTTGAGGGAGTCAGGAAAGCCCTTCTACGCGAGGGTTCTGAGGACGAAGCGCGTTAGAAACATGCGCGTTGACGAGCTCTACTCCCACATCGAGGAGATAAAGGCCCTCTTTCGCCTCGGCATCGAGTGGCGGGGAACCTACGCTCTCAACCCCGAGAACCCCTTCGGCCTCGAAATTAACCCGGACTACGACGTTTACCTCGCCCTTGACGACGGCTTTAGAAGGGCCATGCGCTCGCTCCTCGACGTCGAGCTCGGCGAGAACTCGCTCGTCCTGAGGAAGACTATGAACCAGGAGGTCTATTTCTCGGGCCCGAACAAGGTGGCCGAGGTGAGCAAAAAGCTCGGCTTTCCGACCGAGGTCCTCTGGAAGTGCCCCTGCATCGAGGACGTCTCGCTCGACTCGCTCATCTCAGCTAACAGGGACTACATAGAGGCCTTTGCCGAGGCTTCGAAAGCATTTCTCAGGGCTTTTGAGGACTACGACATCGTGGTTCCATGGAGCGGGGGAAAGGACTCGACGGCCACACTTATCTTAGCGAAAGAGGTCTTCGACGAGGTTACCGCTGTCTACGTCAGGATGGAGTACGAGATGCCAGGAACGGACGAATACGTTGAAGAACTCGCGGAAAAGCTTGGCGTTAACCTCGTTCGCGTCGACGTTCCGATGCCCGTTGAGAAGTACGGCATGCCGACCCATGGGAACCGCTGGTGCACGAGGAAGAAGGTCGAGGCCCTCTATTCAGTTGTTTCGGAGTTTGAAAACCCAGTTCTCCTCGTCGGCGACCGCGACGGGGAGAGCGCGAGGAGAAGGCTCAAGCCACCGGTCATCGAGAGAAAGACGGATTTCGGAAGAATCCTTGAGGTTATGCCCATAAAGTTCTGGAGCGGGCTCATGGTTCAGCTCTTCATCCTCATGAGGGGCTTTAAACTGCACCCGCTCTACTACGAGGGCTTCTACAGGCTTGGCTGTACAATCTGTCCGAGTCTGGCGGAGTGGGAGGTTGAGCTGTTAAAGAAGAGGGGAGTGAGGGCGCTCCCTCAGAGCTTCCTTCCAATGGACACTCCAAGGACGAACGCCAAAACCACGGACAAACCTATGAGTTCGTAG
- a CDS encoding winged helix-turn-helix transcriptional regulator — translation MERRKEILNYIRNRPGITFRELARELGLGIGDLQYHLGKLEKEGQVFSRRAGRRRYIFPAGFEEDAQRLLMAISTETRRQILLLLMKGPMSQGEIAEKLGVSQPTVSYHMKELEKLGIVRAERTGKSIIYRINYDPEALVRLIREYRPTLWERLADGLIDFLAGVGEG, via the coding sequence ATGGAGCGGAGGAAGGAGATACTCAACTACATCCGCAACAGACCAGGTATAACTTTCCGCGAGCTGGCAAGGGAGCTTGGACTGGGCATAGGCGACCTGCAGTACCACCTGGGAAAGCTTGAGAAAGAGGGGCAGGTGTTTTCAAGGAGGGCCGGAAGGAGGCGCTACATCTTCCCGGCGGGCTTTGAAGAAGATGCCCAGAGACTGCTGATGGCCATATCCACCGAGACAAGAAGGCAGATACTGCTCCTCCTCATGAAGGGGCCAATGAGCCAGGGCGAGATAGCGGAAAAGCTGGGGGTCAGCCAGCCGACGGTGAGCTATCACATGAAGGAGCTCGAAAAGCTCGGCATTGTGAGGGCCGAGAGAACGGGAAAGAGTATAATTTACCGCATCAACTACGACCCTGAGGCCCTCGTGAGGCTCATCAGGGAATACAGGCCAACACTGTGGGAGAGACTGGCGGACGGCCTTATAGACTTCCTCGCTGGGGTGGGTGAAGGTTAA
- a CDS encoding alpha-amylase family glycosyl hydrolase: MRGITLLLALLLLIPPVGAYSVPERGVVYQVMVDRFYDGNESNNGPFYDPTHTNYRLYWGGDIEGLIEKLDYIRSLGVSMIWVSPLNDNINKMAAGSAPYHGYWTRDYKRIEEHFGTWEDFRRLVEEARKRGICIVVDYVPNHSNPATDGEFGALYDNGTFVTDYYRDIKNATVNPYTGLKENIYHHNGNIFAWEGIPLKYSNLFGLADFNQLNPWVDSYLTEGALLFADSGACGFRIDAVKHMELGWLESFYLRLYSRGPLFIYGEYYALSPEKTDDLYELYRYSNVSPLLNIPIREDIIRTLGFVGSLEALSKTLEEYYSHFVYPNKQLNFLDSHDLVRFLNAARRKDAVERFHMALALTMTLPGIPVIYYGDESYLVSRDGKGDPYNRPMMVFDNTTEAARIIRTLAGLRKTNDALAFGDFKTLYANYSVWAFERTFGSHKLLVVMNKGSPVGLTLSIDWPDRRYEDALYGGEMVVSNGRTTLELPHNSFYVFHIEGEQKEPLIGSLTPYAAQPGQKVLIGGAGFGSSGRVLVGGVEARVLSWSPIEILIEVPELKTESAWVDVVVERGGRTSAPAKLRYYSGNDVPALVVVNATNITGQLWIKGDIPELAEPRPMLRSSTGYYFTVAPLPNGTAFSVELYAGSPWGELEPINVTLYGFVNSTVVLLSDEPPKQPVQPGETKSRGQSENWPLYAGMAALLLVLLAVWKRKRG, from the coding sequence ATGCGTGGTATAACCCTCCTGTTGGCACTGCTCCTCTTGATTCCCCCGGTCGGAGCTTACAGCGTCCCCGAGAGGGGAGTGGTTTATCAGGTGATGGTTGACCGCTTCTACGACGGGAACGAGAGCAACAACGGGCCCTTTTACGATCCGACGCACACGAACTACCGCCTCTACTGGGGCGGGGACATAGAGGGGCTGATAGAGAAGCTCGACTACATCAGGAGCCTTGGCGTCTCGATGATATGGGTCTCCCCGCTCAACGATAACATAAACAAAATGGCCGCCGGGAGCGCCCCTTATCACGGCTACTGGACGCGCGACTACAAGCGCATAGAGGAGCACTTCGGGACGTGGGAGGACTTCCGCAGGCTCGTCGAGGAGGCTAGAAAGCGGGGAATCTGCATCGTCGTTGACTACGTCCCAAACCACTCCAACCCGGCAACCGACGGTGAGTTTGGGGCCCTCTACGACAACGGCACATTCGTAACCGACTACTACCGCGACATCAAGAACGCGACCGTGAACCCATACACTGGCCTCAAGGAGAACATCTACCACCACAACGGCAACATCTTCGCCTGGGAAGGCATTCCGCTCAAGTACTCCAACCTCTTCGGCCTGGCGGACTTCAACCAGCTCAATCCCTGGGTCGACTCGTACCTCACGGAGGGCGCGCTCCTCTTCGCGGACTCCGGGGCCTGCGGCTTCAGGATAGACGCGGTCAAGCACATGGAGCTGGGCTGGCTGGAGAGCTTTTACCTGCGCCTCTACTCGCGGGGTCCGCTCTTCATCTACGGCGAGTACTACGCCCTCTCGCCCGAAAAGACTGACGACCTCTACGAGCTCTACCGCTACTCCAACGTCTCGCCCCTTCTCAACATACCGATAAGGGAGGACATCATTAGAACCCTCGGCTTCGTGGGGAGCCTCGAGGCCCTTTCCAAGACGCTTGAGGAGTACTACTCTCATTTCGTCTATCCTAACAAGCAGCTGAACTTCCTCGACAGCCACGACCTCGTCCGCTTCCTCAACGCGGCCAGGAGAAAGGACGCGGTTGAGCGCTTCCACATGGCCCTTGCCCTCACGATGACCCTGCCGGGAATTCCGGTCATCTACTACGGCGACGAGAGCTACCTGGTGAGCAGGGACGGCAAGGGCGACCCCTACAACAGGCCGATGATGGTCTTCGACAACACCACCGAGGCGGCGAGGATAATTAGAACCCTCGCGGGGCTGAGAAAGACCAACGATGCCCTCGCTTTCGGAGACTTCAAGACGCTCTACGCCAACTACTCCGTATGGGCCTTTGAGAGAACCTTTGGAAGCCATAAGCTTCTAGTTGTCATGAACAAGGGCTCGCCCGTCGGTCTGACCCTCAGCATAGACTGGCCTGACAGGAGGTATGAGGACGCCCTCTACGGTGGGGAGATGGTAGTTTCCAACGGTAGGACTACACTTGAGCTCCCGCACAACAGCTTCTACGTCTTCCACATCGAGGGAGAGCAGAAAGAACCCCTCATCGGCTCCCTGACGCCCTACGCCGCCCAGCCCGGCCAGAAAGTCCTCATAGGTGGGGCCGGCTTCGGCTCCTCCGGAAGGGTTCTCGTAGGCGGCGTTGAGGCAAGGGTTCTCTCGTGGAGCCCGATTGAGATACTCATCGAGGTTCCTGAGCTCAAAACGGAGAGCGCATGGGTAGATGTGGTGGTCGAGAGGGGCGGTAGGACAAGCGCCCCTGCAAAACTGCGCTACTACTCCGGGAACGACGTCCCCGCGCTCGTCGTCGTTAACGCCACAAACATCACGGGCCAGCTCTGGATTAAGGGCGATATCCCTGAGCTGGCCGAGCCGAGGCCCATGCTGAGGTCGAGCACAGGCTACTACTTTACAGTTGCACCCCTGCCCAACGGGACGGCCTTCTCGGTCGAGCTCTACGCCGGTTCGCCTTGGGGAGAGCTTGAGCCCATCAACGTCACCCTCTACGGCTTCGTGAACTCCACGGTCGTCCTCCTGAGCGACGAACCCCCTAAGCAACCGGTACAACCTGGGGAAACCAAATCGCGGGGACAGTCAGAGAACTGGCCGCTCTATGCCGGAATGGCGGCCCTTCTCCTGGTTCTCCTCGCGGTCTGGAAGCGGAAGCGTGGCTAA
- a CDS encoding M20 family metallopeptidase, producing the protein MDEFELLKKLVAIESPFGREGEISRFIASLLEEHGFDVETLPVEGFGDDVLAYLPGRGLTVVLNGHMDTVNLSPGWTRNPKGELDGDRFYGLGSVDMKAGLAVLLSLFVEMGELSKRERPNLIFTAVSDEEGYSRGTWELIKSGKLENADLVLVAEPTRERLMLGARGRFVITVRARGKKAHAARPWLGVNAIEELAKLVSNLERIRPKSHLKLGRGSYCTLYMRGEADGLSVPDYAEAIIDRHTVIGEDWERVEAELRKLAERVGVKAELEIEKFPRPTPDMLPYVVRENLHEVKLFKRAYTSATGEGPEVTYGRSVGDFNYFATYLGKPTLVFGPEGGNWHASDEWVSVSSMRRVKETYRAFLASLV; encoded by the coding sequence ATGGACGAGTTTGAACTCCTTAAAAAGCTCGTTGCCATTGAGTCTCCCTTCGGCAGGGAAGGGGAAATTTCACGCTTTATAGCGTCCCTGCTGGAGGAGCATGGCTTCGACGTTGAAACACTTCCTGTTGAGGGCTTTGGTGACGACGTGCTGGCATATCTTCCAGGGAGGGGCCTAACGGTCGTCCTCAACGGCCACATGGACACGGTAAACCTCTCGCCGGGCTGGACGAGGAACCCGAAGGGCGAGCTCGACGGCGACCGCTTTTACGGTCTGGGCAGTGTGGACATGAAGGCCGGTCTGGCCGTTCTCCTGAGCCTCTTCGTCGAGATGGGTGAGCTTTCAAAGCGGGAGAGGCCGAACCTAATCTTCACCGCCGTCAGCGACGAGGAAGGTTACTCGCGCGGAACGTGGGAGCTGATAAAGAGCGGGAAGCTCGAGAATGCCGATTTGGTTCTCGTGGCAGAGCCGACGCGTGAGAGGCTGATGCTCGGCGCGAGGGGTCGCTTTGTAATCACAGTTAGGGCCAGAGGAAAGAAGGCCCACGCCGCGAGGCCATGGCTTGGTGTAAACGCCATCGAGGAGCTGGCAAAGCTCGTTTCGAACCTTGAAAGGATAAGGCCAAAGAGCCACCTGAAACTCGGCAGGGGCTCGTACTGCACGCTCTATATGAGGGGCGAAGCCGACGGCCTGAGCGTCCCCGATTACGCGGAGGCGATAATCGATAGACACACCGTCATAGGGGAGGACTGGGAGCGCGTTGAGGCCGAGCTGAGAAAGCTCGCGGAACGGGTTGGCGTTAAAGCTGAGCTCGAAATCGAGAAGTTCCCGAGGCCAACGCCGGACATGCTCCCCTACGTTGTGAGGGAGAACCTCCACGAGGTCAAGCTCTTTAAGAGGGCCTACACCTCGGCGACGGGCGAGGGCCCCGAGGTAACCTACGGCAGGAGCGTCGGCGACTTCAACTACTTCGCGACTTACCTCGGCAAGCCAACCCTCGTCTTCGGGCCAGAGGGAGGCAACTGGCACGCGAGCGACGAGTGGGTGAGCGTTTCATCGATGAGAAGGGTGAAGGAAACATACAGAGCCTTCCTCGCGTCGCTGGTGTAG
- a CDS encoding transposase: MKLALLTEKFKRAVELAIRLQLKGIRKSEGVKEVSRLVLNNWWYSDSAWDYAKMLLKGAKQNGGNPLHIHLKSKFLISKPKENEKGNRNVRIEGLNVRIRSNGEWLNFKMKTGKNFLPVIFDVQKLKYGAQVVLRNGKVYLHVQVPFEVYLKHYGRTAYGKLYSGFDLNSDRVNMVILDERGIIRDVRVEHFPEVNSPGFSKRRARDLRLKALAHLLDYAFYHGVGVVFFEDLERIKRKNGKATNSRKGNRKASNFAKKELLEHGIVMALKRGFEVYLVNPAGSSKLGRELAQGLGLDVHFSSAFVIGWWGLNSLKSQKKNSPVW; this comes from the coding sequence TTGAAACTTGCTCTCCTGACAGAAAAATTCAAAAGAGCCGTTGAACTCGCAATAAGGCTACAGCTCAAGGGGATTAGAAAGAGTGAAGGCGTAAAGGAAGTTTCCCGGCTGGTTCTCAATAACTGGTGGTATTCTGACAGCGCGTGGGATTACGCGAAAATGCTTCTCAAGGGAGCAAAACAAAACGGTGGAAATCCACTGCACATTCACTTGAAATCAAAATTCCTCATTAGCAAGCCTAAGGAAAACGAGAAGGGGAACAGGAACGTAAGGATTGAAGGGTTAAACGTTAGAATTCGCTCGAACGGTGAATGGCTAAACTTTAAGATGAAGACAGGCAAGAATTTTCTTCCGGTAATCTTTGATGTTCAGAAATTAAAATACGGTGCTCAAGTTGTTCTGCGAAATGGAAAAGTTTATCTGCATGTTCAAGTGCCTTTTGAGGTTTATCTTAAACACTACGGGAGGACTGCTTATGGAAAGCTTTACTCTGGATTTGATTTGAATTCGGACAGGGTGAATATGGTTATTCTCGATGAGAGGGGGATTATTCGGGACGTTAGGGTTGAGCATTTTCCTGAAGTTAATTCTCCGGGGTTCTCGAAAAGGAGGGCTCGGGATTTGAGGTTAAAGGCTCTCGCTCATCTTCTGGATTATGCGTTTTATCATGGTGTTGGGGTCGTGTTCTTTGAGGATTTGGAGAGGATTAAGAGGAAAAATGGGAAGGCAACAAATTCGAGAAAAGGGAATCGAAAGGCCTCAAATTTCGCCAAGAAGGAGCTTCTCGAACACGGGATTGTTATGGCGTTGAAGAGGGGTTTTGAGGTCTATCTGGTTAATCCTGCAGGTTCTTCGAAGTTGGGGCGGGAACTTGCTCAAGGGTTAGGTTTGGACGTTCACTTCTCGTCGGCGTTCGTGATAGGTTGGTGGGGGTTAAATTCATTGAAATCTCAAAAGAAAAACAGTCCTGTTTGGTAA
- a CDS encoding TldD/PmbA family protein, producing MMEAVEGLVRILEREDVEWEVFYQFGRSGSFKIERETLERSQRKFYSGIGLRVGLKGRLGFSYITGLHPSEEELEKLVERAVKLAKISEVPFRGFPAHENVKRVPGIYDREIDEIPFEEAQGLALEYAELMRGKKAGETISGSISLAVGTNGVVNSNGVELEESSTYMGVSAYAVLSDPPGTGSYSQNFTSLQPFEVLENAVEKAVEEARLSARAEKLEPYSGELVLEPTALESVIGVFLSNLYGDEVYHGRSRFSKPGEEVGSFTLVDDSTIPELPGSYSFDGEGTPGQKTTLVGDGVVRNFLLDHTYASFLGMESTGNALRTFRSTPHIGPSNIVLEPGEESLEDYEGVIVRKVFGEHTANPVSGDFSLTVELGYVVENGELKPFKDNMLVGNVFELLRTLRPGKEPERVQSFISPRVLVGGRLV from the coding sequence ATGATGGAAGCCGTTGAGGGGCTCGTCCGCATCCTCGAACGCGAGGACGTCGAGTGGGAAGTGTTCTACCAGTTCGGCCGCTCTGGGTCGTTTAAAATCGAGAGAGAAACTCTTGAGCGCTCCCAGAGGAAGTTCTATTCGGGAATAGGCCTCAGGGTCGGGTTAAAGGGCAGGCTCGGCTTTTCTTACATCACGGGACTCCATCCGAGCGAGGAGGAGCTTGAAAAGCTGGTGGAGAGGGCGGTAAAGCTGGCAAAGATAAGCGAGGTTCCGTTTAGGGGTTTTCCCGCCCATGAAAATGTGAAGCGCGTCCCTGGAATCTACGACAGGGAGATAGACGAGATTCCCTTCGAGGAAGCCCAGGGGCTGGCCCTTGAGTACGCTGAGCTCATGAGGGGTAAAAAGGCCGGGGAAACAATCTCGGGTTCAATCTCGCTTGCCGTCGGGACGAATGGGGTGGTCAACTCCAACGGGGTCGAGCTGGAGGAGAGCTCCACCTACATGGGCGTCTCCGCCTACGCGGTTCTCAGCGACCCGCCTGGAACCGGTTCGTACAGCCAGAACTTTACCTCGCTCCAGCCCTTTGAAGTCCTTGAGAATGCCGTTGAGAAGGCCGTCGAGGAAGCCAGGCTGAGCGCCAGGGCGGAGAAGCTTGAGCCCTACTCTGGCGAGCTCGTTCTGGAGCCAACCGCTTTGGAGTCGGTCATCGGCGTCTTCCTGAGCAACCTCTACGGCGACGAGGTCTACCACGGCAGGAGCAGGTTCTCTAAGCCCGGCGAGGAAGTTGGCTCTTTCACGCTCGTTGATGACTCAACCATCCCTGAGCTCCCTGGCAGCTACTCCTTTGACGGGGAAGGGACACCGGGCCAGAAAACAACCCTCGTCGGGGACGGAGTTGTCAGGAACTTCCTCCTCGACCACACCTACGCATCGTTCCTGGGCATGGAGAGCACGGGAAACGCCCTGAGAACTTTTAGAAGCACACCGCACATAGGGCCGAGCAACATCGTCCTTGAGCCCGGTGAAGAAAGCCTTGAGGACTACGAAGGGGTCATAGTCAGGAAGGTCTTCGGAGAGCACACCGCAAACCCAGTGAGCGGGGACTTCTCGCTGACGGTCGAGCTCGGCTACGTCGTTGAGAACGGCGAGTTAAAGCCTTTCAAGGACAACATGCTCGTCGGCAACGTCTTCGAGCTCCTCAGGACGCTGAGGCCCGGAAAGGAACCGGAGAGGGTTCAGAGCTTTATCTCACCGAGGGTCCTCGTGGGGGGAAGGCTCGTCTGA
- a CDS encoding S16 family serine protease — protein sequence MKRAVILVLAVLLLLPLATPVVAQCPSEGHTVIMHAPAVAKTSTGELTGVATEFVITVAPGSGHVYIETWPLAEVDMQASARLATQVAGRVLQVDMSQYDVFVRVRAESPIIGGPSAGATMTVGIIAALMGWDVNPKVMMTGMINPDGSIGPVGGILEKASAAHQAGAEVFLIPEGQRIQYIQETQKKEIGGIIQIVNTETQPVDVVEYARERWGLKVIEVKDIYEAVYYFTGHRLPKPKVPENVQIDTSFLRNDALSDYQNTTEYYQRVLEALKGSNVGYDTYMTLLAALDSAEERLAQAKKYLDEGRYYTVLSKDFQARIVIRHVEWYLSVATPEDVGELLKNTSRTIDETEAYVEGQEIRGITMLQAVAAAEERVEDAKSNLEEAWKAYYSGDYWNALGNAAYAYERAKTAILWTDLGKRFAKDETIEKDVVKATARDYIDESTLIVAYIESMYGDVLGSTLTDTIQKAEQYYDNGKYSAALFTAMEARVQGEVFLDTLAISNWTVLLDKLNMLKNDARTAIGLAEKNGVTPLLAIAYYEFAQSFEDLARENQSLNDLQTAMTFYAYAKETANLFLSTPLSPIEEVPEESIPVPEIVIPNETETQTQTQAQTPAGQTDEVNYELIGLSVVLAFVLGVSIGRKL from the coding sequence ATGAAGAGAGCAGTCATTTTAGTTCTGGCAGTGCTCCTTCTGCTCCCGTTAGCGACGCCAGTGGTGGCTCAGTGCCCAAGTGAGGGACACACGGTGATAATGCACGCACCGGCAGTGGCCAAAACCTCGACGGGCGAACTGACCGGTGTCGCCACGGAGTTCGTGATTACAGTGGCTCCAGGAAGCGGGCACGTTTACATAGAGACGTGGCCGTTAGCAGAAGTTGACATGCAGGCCAGCGCCAGGCTGGCAACCCAGGTGGCGGGAAGGGTTCTCCAGGTGGACATGAGCCAGTACGATGTTTTTGTCCGGGTTCGTGCCGAGAGCCCCATCATAGGTGGGCCCTCAGCAGGCGCAACCATGACCGTCGGCATAATCGCGGCGCTGATGGGCTGGGACGTCAACCCGAAGGTTATGATGACCGGAATGATTAACCCGGACGGCAGCATCGGGCCCGTTGGTGGAATTCTTGAGAAGGCCTCAGCCGCCCACCAGGCGGGGGCGGAAGTCTTTCTGATTCCAGAGGGGCAGAGAATCCAGTACATCCAGGAGACCCAGAAGAAGGAAATCGGGGGGATTATCCAGATAGTGAACACCGAGACCCAGCCGGTTGATGTCGTTGAGTACGCCAGAGAACGCTGGGGGCTCAAGGTGATAGAGGTAAAGGACATCTACGAGGCAGTTTATTACTTCACGGGCCACAGGCTCCCGAAGCCCAAAGTGCCTGAAAACGTCCAGATTGACACCTCCTTCCTTAGAAACGACGCTCTGAGCGACTACCAGAACACCACCGAGTACTACCAGAGGGTCTTGGAGGCTCTCAAGGGGAGCAACGTCGGCTACGACACATACATGACCCTCCTTGCGGCCCTTGACAGCGCAGAGGAGAGACTTGCCCAGGCAAAGAAGTACCTGGACGAGGGGCGCTACTACACCGTCCTCAGCAAGGACTTCCAGGCAAGGATAGTGATAAGGCACGTCGAGTGGTACCTTAGTGTTGCCACGCCAGAGGACGTTGGGGAGCTCCTGAAGAACACGAGCAGGACGATAGATGAGACCGAAGCCTACGTTGAGGGCCAGGAGATAAGAGGCATCACGATGCTCCAGGCGGTAGCGGCCGCCGAGGAGAGGGTGGAAGACGCCAAGAGCAACCTTGAGGAGGCGTGGAAGGCCTACTACTCAGGAGATTATTGGAACGCCCTTGGAAACGCCGCTTACGCCTACGAGAGGGCAAAGACAGCAATCCTCTGGACTGACCTCGGGAAACGCTTTGCTAAAGACGAGACGATTGAAAAGGATGTAGTCAAAGCCACAGCGAGGGACTACATAGACGAGTCCACACTCATAGTCGCCTACATCGAGTCCATGTACGGGGACGTTCTCGGAAGCACCCTCACCGACACCATCCAGAAAGCCGAACAGTACTACGACAACGGCAAATATTCAGCGGCCCTCTTCACGGCCATGGAGGCCCGCGTCCAGGGTGAGGTGTTCCTCGACACTCTTGCAATATCCAACTGGACAGTCCTGCTGGACAAGCTCAACATGCTCAAAAATGACGCCAGAACCGCGATAGGCCTCGCGGAGAAAAACGGGGTGACCCCATTGCTTGCAATAGCATACTACGAGTTCGCCCAGAGCTTTGAAGACCTCGCGAGGGAGAACCAGAGCCTCAACGACCTCCAGACGGCGATGACATTCTACGCCTACGCCAAGGAGACCGCGAACCTGTTTCTCTCGACCCCGCTCAGCCCGATTGAAGAGGTGCCCGAGGAGAGCATACCTGTGCCGGAAATAGTTATTCCAAACGAGACAGAAACTCAAACCCAGACGCAGGCCCAGACTCCGGCCGGCCAGACGGATGAAGTGAACTACGAACTCATAGGTTTGTCCGTGGTTTTGGCGTTCGTCCTTGGAGTGTCCATTGGAAGGAAGCTCTGA